A region of uncultured Carboxylicivirga sp. DNA encodes the following proteins:
- a CDS encoding peptide MFS transporter, whose protein sequence is MAKNQKHPKGLMILFFTEMWERFGYYLMLGIFSLYMIEPTSSEFAGLGFTNMYAADIYGTYLALVYLTPFFGGLIADRFIGYRKSILIGGVLMAAGYIGLSIPNSMIAFYIALLLIILGNGMFKPNVSVLLGKLYERPEYESLKDSGYNIFYMGINIGAFVCNFVAAYLRLTYGWGWAFAAAGIGMIIGVIWFMIGLARVPEIKEADKISPKRPNDISMARIFGVLFLPAFAAAALGWFIPNNIFGSDSTDAFIFFCIPVILFFFTTWKSADKKTEREPIAALLAVFGVVIIFWAVFHQNGSALTYWAKNNTSREVKGITESVINTVAKAEEVSTVPRTIQLQGLHGEDLGSKTGPNPYFDNYTKDLPVGNIDGKPGDVNDEDWNRVPKQELPKYGKINLWPTELQASINPFFVVVLTPLVVMFFGFLRRRKKEPTTPGKIAWGMLISALSWLVMVWAAIASGNGISKASVAWLFGVYGVITIGELCLSPMGLSLVSKLAPKRIAALMMGGWFLSTAIGNKLSGVLSGLWDVFEKKSYFFLTNALLTAGAFIIILILMPWLKRVYNEYVN, encoded by the coding sequence ATGGCAAAGAACCAAAAGCACCCCAAGGGGTTAATGATTCTCTTCTTTACCGAAATGTGGGAACGTTTTGGATATTACCTCATGCTTGGCATTTTTAGTTTATACATGATTGAGCCAACTTCATCCGAATTTGCCGGATTAGGATTCACAAACATGTATGCTGCAGATATTTATGGCACATACCTTGCATTAGTGTATCTGACTCCTTTCTTCGGAGGGCTGATCGCAGACCGATTTATCGGGTATCGAAAGTCTATTTTAATTGGTGGTGTATTGATGGCTGCTGGCTACATTGGATTATCAATCCCAAACTCAATGATAGCCTTTTATATTGCACTCTTACTAATTATACTTGGTAATGGAATGTTCAAACCTAATGTATCAGTTCTTCTCGGAAAATTATACGAAAGACCTGAATACGAATCGTTAAAAGACTCAGGATACAATATCTTCTATATGGGTATAAACATTGGTGCCTTTGTCTGTAATTTCGTTGCTGCATATCTGCGGCTCACCTATGGTTGGGGATGGGCATTTGCTGCTGCCGGTATCGGTATGATCATCGGAGTCATCTGGTTCATGATTGGTCTAGCAAGAGTTCCTGAAATAAAAGAAGCGGATAAAATATCGCCTAAACGTCCGAATGATATCTCAATGGCAAGAATCTTTGGTGTATTATTCCTGCCAGCTTTTGCAGCTGCTGCATTAGGATGGTTTATTCCGAACAATATCTTCGGATCTGATTCAACTGATGCTTTCATTTTCTTCTGCATACCAGTTATTTTATTCTTTTTTACTACCTGGAAATCAGCTGACAAAAAAACTGAGCGCGAACCCATTGCAGCTTTGCTTGCTGTATTTGGAGTAGTAATCATATTCTGGGCTGTATTTCATCAAAATGGATCGGCTCTTACCTATTGGGCAAAAAATAACACTTCACGCGAGGTTAAAGGCATAACCGAATCAGTCATAAATACTGTTGCCAAGGCTGAAGAAGTATCAACTGTACCACGAACCATACAACTGCAAGGATTACATGGAGAGGATTTAGGAAGTAAAACAGGGCCAAATCCATATTTTGATAATTACACTAAAGATTTACCTGTAGGAAATATTGATGGCAAACCCGGAGATGTAAATGACGAAGATTGGAATAGGGTTCCAAAACAAGAACTCCCCAAATATGGAAAGATCAACTTATGGCCTACAGAACTCCAGGCTTCCATTAACCCGTTTTTTGTAGTGGTACTAACTCCATTAGTTGTCATGTTCTTTGGATTTTTAAGACGGCGCAAAAAAGAACCTACCACTCCCGGAAAAATTGCATGGGGTATGTTAATCTCAGCGTTATCTTGGTTGGTGATGGTATGGGCTGCTATAGCTTCCGGCAACGGCATCAGCAAAGCCTCTGTTGCCTGGTTATTTGGAGTCTATGGTGTAATTACCATAGGAGAACTCTGCCTTAGTCCAATGGGTTTATCCCTGGTTTCAAAATTAGCACCCAAGCGTATTGCAGCTTTGATGATGGGAGGATGGTTTCTGTCCACTGCAATTGGAAATAAACTCTCAGGTGTACTTTCAGGACTTTGGGACGTATTTGAAAAAAAATCATATTTCTTCCTGACCAACGCTTTACTAACAGCTGGTGCATTTATAATCATACTTATTTTAATGCCATGGCTTAAGAGGGTTTATAACGAATATGTCAATTAG